The following proteins are co-located in the Doryrhamphus excisus isolate RoL2022-K1 chromosome 15, RoL_Dexc_1.0, whole genome shotgun sequence genome:
- the p3h4 gene encoding endoplasmic reticulum protein SC65, with translation MLPHSEAAAAAALAFLVLLSAVAEAQYEKYSFKSFPAKDVMPLDSAYNYALEQYAAHNWAESVKYLELSLRLHRLLRDSETFCGRNCSAVSRGKDDGEPVAEKEKEEDGSLRVVRHILLRAACLKKCKANFPVFKLAHPRRDLLESFDKRAPYRYIQYAYYQLNNLEKAVSAAHTFLKKNPKDGPLTKNMKYYKTLMDVDEYLIDHEEQPYESVFVKSVLLYNNGDFSGAARHMEQAVASYQDVYALCLDGCDGSYEILEFKDFYPTLADLYLEALKCKVGCEERLTPSVGGFFVEKFVATMYHYLQFSYYKLNDVKSAAPCAASYMLFDPDDQVMRQNVDYYGFYREQWGLQEKDFQPRPEALRYFKQTTKQKEMLQFALNYLQTDDEGEVSPEHAAASRAQHPDAEFEGVGDYEESLLSEWWQEPKSKWDTGEVEE, from the exons ATGCTCCCGCACAGCGAGGCGGCTGCGGCGGCTGCTTTGGCCTTCCTAGTCCTCCTCTCGGCGGTGGCGGAGGCCCAGTACGAGAAGTACAGCTTCAAGAGTTTCCCCGCCAAGGACGTGATGCCGCTGGACTCTGCTTACAACTACGCGCTGGAGCAGTACGCGGCGCACAACTGGGCCGAGAGCGTCAAGTACCTGGAGCTCAGCTTGAGGCTCCACCGGCTGCTGCGGGACAGCGAGACGTTCTGCGGTCGCAACTGTAGCGCCGTGAGCCGGGGGAAGGACGACGGGGAGCCGGTGgcggagaaggagaaggaggaggacggCAGCCTGCGCGTCGTGCGCCACATCCTGCTGAGGGCGGCTTGCTTGAAAAAGTGCAAGGCGAACTTTCCGGTGTTTAAACTCGCACACCCCCGCAGGGATTTACTGGAGAGCTTCGATAAAAGGGCCCCTTATCGATACATTCAATATGCGTACTACCAG CTCAACAACTTGGAGAAGGCGGTGTCGGCGGCCCACACCTTCCTCAAGAAGAACCCCAAAGATGGCCCCCTGACCAAAAACATGAAGTACTACAAAACGCTGATGGACGTGGACGAATATCTGATCGACCACGAGGAGCAGCCCTACGAG aGCGTGTTTGTGAAGAGCGTGTTGCTCTACAACAACGGAGACTTCAGCGGCGCCGCTCGCCACATGGAGCAGGCCGTCGCCTCCTACCAGGACGTCTACGCGCTCTGTCTGGACGGATGCGACGGCTCCTACGAGATTTTGGAATTCAAGGATTTCTATCCCACCTTGGCAG ATTTGTACCTGGAGGCCCTAAAATGCAAGGTGGGCTGCGAGGAGCGTCTGACCCCCAGCGTGGGCGGCTTCTTCGTGGAGAAGTTTGTGGCCACCATGTACCACTACCTCCAGTTCTCCTATTACAAAC TCAACGACGTAAAGAGCGCCGCCCCGTGCGCCGCCAGCTATATGCTCTTTGACCCCGACGACCAGGTGATGCGGCAGAACGTGGACTACTACGGCTTCTACCGGGAACAGTGGGGCCTCCAGGAGAAGGACTTCCAGCCTCGGCCT GAGGCCCTGAGGTATTTCAAGCAGACCACCAAGCAGAAGGAGATGCTGCAGTTTGCACTCAACTATCTCCAAACGGACGACGAG GGCGAGGTGAGTCCCGAGCACGCCGCCGCCTCCCGAGCACAGCATCCCGACGCAGAGTTTGAGGGGGTGGGCGACTACGAGGAGTCCCTCCTGTCCGAGTGGTGGCAGGAGCCCAAAAGCAAGTGGGACACGGGGGAGGTGGAGGAATGA